One Gimesia aquarii DNA segment encodes these proteins:
- a CDS encoding GNAT family N-acetyltransferase has product MIYKVLDKRNQSEVTDLFRSVFTASEGEKEGKLIGNLASELSSNIDNQEIICLGTYENEILIAVIFFTRLRFNESIRVYMLAPVAVSIDHQRKGVGQALINYGLNELKNRAVNVAVTYGDPAFYSKVGFEALSENVIQAPLELSIPVGWQGQSLSEEPIPVIKERPICVSEFNDPVYW; this is encoded by the coding sequence ATGATTTATAAGGTTCTCGACAAACGCAATCAAAGTGAAGTAACAGACCTTTTTAGGTCAGTCTTCACAGCATCTGAAGGAGAGAAAGAAGGCAAATTGATTGGCAATCTTGCCTCAGAGTTGTCTTCAAATATCGACAATCAAGAAATAATCTGTCTTGGCACATATGAAAATGAAATACTCATTGCAGTGATTTTCTTTACTCGTCTTCGATTTAATGAGTCTATCCGGGTTTACATGCTTGCTCCTGTTGCAGTAAGCATTGACCATCAGAGAAAAGGCGTCGGACAGGCACTAATCAATTATGGGCTTAATGAGCTCAAAAACCGTGCTGTGAATGTTGCTGTCACATATGGCGATCCCGCTTTCTACTCCAAAGTAGGATTCGAAGCTCTGTCAGAAAATGTCATCCAGGCTCCCTTGGAGCTTTCAATACCGGTAGGTTGGCAAGGGCAATCTTTATCAGAAGAACCAATCCCAGTGATCAAAGAACGTCCTATATGCGTTAGTGAATTCAATGATCCCGTTTATTGGTAA
- a CDS encoding DUF1801 domain-containing protein, with translation MARKKTKTTPKRAAAKPKLLTGGNPQIPKGDGDAPVQAYIKAMPEWKSEIGRRLDEMIVYTVSNVRKAVRWNTPFYGIEGQGWFVAFDCTTKYVKVAFFAGMSLNPVPPIESKQKTVRYFHIYENDELDEEAFTNWVRQASELPGEDVF, from the coding sequence ATGGCTCGCAAAAAGACGAAGACTACGCCCAAACGAGCCGCTGCAAAGCCGAAACTGCTCACGGGCGGCAATCCACAAATCCCGAAAGGTGATGGCGACGCTCCAGTTCAGGCTTACATCAAAGCCATGCCAGAATGGAAAAGTGAGATCGGGCGGCGTTTGGACGAAATGATCGTTTACACTGTGTCCAACGTACGCAAAGCCGTGAGGTGGAACACGCCGTTCTATGGCATCGAGGGTCAGGGCTGGTTTGTCGCCTTCGACTGCACCACAAAATATGTCAAAGTGGCCTTTTTCGCGGGCATGTCTCTTAATCCTGTTCCGCCAATAGAATCCAAGCAGAAGACCGTGCGGTACTTCCACATTTATGAAAATGACGAGCTAGACGAAGAAGCTTTCACGAATTGGGTACGTCAGGCCTCTGAATTACCCGGCGAAGACGTATTCTAA
- a CDS encoding nitroreductase family protein: MNTLEAIRNRRAIKHFDPEHSLSEAEERSLFEATILAPTSFNIQHWRFVVLRDPELRSRIRTEFGNDQSQMTDASLLVLFTADMKAWQKQPERYWVNAPKEVAELLVGWMGPFHEGREWLQRDEAQRSIGMAMQTLMLAAQELGYQSCPMIGFDIEKVAELINLPDDHVMGPMVAIGKGLKDAWPKPGQLPLEEIVVDNSF, from the coding sequence TTGAATACATTGGAAGCCATTCGCAATCGTCGTGCGATCAAGCATTTTGACCCTGAACACTCTCTTTCCGAAGCTGAGGAACGTAGCTTGTTCGAGGCAACCATACTTGCCCCGACAAGTTTTAACATTCAGCACTGGCGTTTTGTCGTTCTGCGCGATCCGGAGCTCCGATCGCGGATTCGCACGGAATTCGGAAATGACCAGTCGCAGATGACCGATGCGTCCCTGCTTGTGCTTTTCACAGCAGATATGAAAGCATGGCAGAAGCAACCGGAACGATATTGGGTCAATGCGCCAAAAGAGGTTGCTGAACTGCTTGTGGGCTGGATGGGCCCGTTTCATGAAGGACGCGAATGGCTGCAAAGGGATGAAGCCCAACGGTCAATCGGTATGGCAATGCAAACGCTGATGCTGGCGGCGCAGGAACTTGGTTATCAGTCTTGTCCCATGATTGGCTTTGACATCGAAAAAGTGGCAGAGCTCATCAATCTACCGGACGACCACGTCATGGGACCGATGGTGGCCATTGGCAAAGGCCTCAAAGATGCGTGGCCAAAACCGGGGCAGTTACCTCTCGAAGAGATTGTTGTGGATAACAGCTTCTAG